CGATTTGGTCTTCAGTTCTTACGGGTTGATTTAATTTTGCAATGCGGTAATGATTCAAAAGAGGCCTTATATCAACCGTTGCTGCCTGTCGATCATCATAAACCGCACTTTGTCCACTGTCACCCATGACAATCCATATCGCATTGTTTACAGCCTGTTCCCACGAACCATATGCGTTCAACACAGTTTGCAGTGCTTGATCTGCTTTTTCGATTCCCTCCAGTTGAGTCGGGCCCTTTCTATGCGCCAAATTATCATTCTCTGGAAAGTATGTGATGGTTACGTCTGGAAGTTTCTTCTGGCTGATTAGAAAAGCGGCATCTTTTGCGGAAAATTCATCGTTCATCCCAAATTTTTTCCACAAAGGAGTATTCCAGTTATTTTTCGGATTCAATTGTGCCAGAGCTGCATAAGATAACCATTTAGGCCCTGTTACTATCATTTTTTCTGGCACCCTGTTGCTATTCGCTATGAAGTCAGGCACTTTTAAGGCATGTTTCGTTTTCCCTCTAAAGACAATAGCATTGATGGACGCGGATTCTTTTCCTTTGTCAGCCAATTCCTCATGTATGGTTTTCGTTTTTTTGTTCAAATGGACTTGGTTTAATTGGTAAATTGCGTCTAAGAATACTTGTAGTTGGTCTATCTTTAAGGCTTCTTTGGCACCATTGCCGTAGAGAATCATGCGTTTCTTTTGGTTGCTGTACCAAACGAGTCCGGGCACATGATGTTGGTCTGCATACGTTCCCGTTAATAATGTGCTGTCGATTGTCACAGACATCGTGGGAAATGAACTCACTACATGCGGAAAATATTGCCCTTGATTTAGGAGATATTGCATTGCGGGTGCACGGCCTTCTTGAATTGCATCTTGCAAAGGCTTATCCATTAAAGAATCAATCAAGATCACAATGACAGGTTTTTTGCCCATTTGATTTACTGTGATAGGTGGCTTCACACTTTGTTGTTTTAGCTGTTGACTGGAGTCCGCTCTACACCCCAAGACCAACAACAATAAACCTAGCACTAGTGCTATGGTAACTTTATTTTTCATGCCCATGTATGTGTCCCTTTCTTAGAAAAACTTGATCCTCTTATTTTTTTCTTGTACTAAAAAAATTATTCCTGCATTGGATCATCGGGACAAAGGTATCTCATACAAGCAATTAAAGTTACACCTCCATGAATTTTTTGGATCTAATAGGCCAAATTTAAGATCAAACCATTCAGGGAGGGAACATAACCATGACGACTACAAACATAAACGAATACTCCATGCATTATATGGATTCCGGTGAAGGAATGGCCATCCTATTCATTCACCCTCCAGTACTCACAAGCTTAAATTTCACATACCAAATCCAAGGACTCTCGCCCCATTTTCGAACTATAGCTTTTGATATCAGAGGACACGGTAAAAGTCAGCCTTCCGAGCAAACGGTTACTTACCCTCTCATTGTCAAGGATATTAAACATTTGATGGACCGGATGAGCCTTGATAAAGTATTTCTGTGTGGATATTCTACCGGAGGCTCGATAGTACTTGAATTCCTCTTGACTTATCCAGATCGGGCATGGGGAGGCATTGTTATCAGTGGAATGTCAGAAGTAAACGAAGGGCGACTAAGAAACAAAATTTCTTTGGGCATTGCTCTTTCCAAAATCGGTGCAGTCGGTACACTTGCCCTTTCTATTGCTTGGTCACAAACGAAACAGCTATCTTTGTTACGTAAGTTATTCAGCGATGCGAAGCAGGGAAATCCCAGGAATGTCGAGCAATATTATCGATACAGCTTGAAGTACAACTGCACCTCACGGCTCGGGGAAATCCAGCTTCCCGTCCTGCTTGTTTATGGTGAAGAGGATAAGCACTTTCATCCCTATGCCAAAATATTGCATCAACAATTACCGAAGAGTGAGCTTGTTTTCATTGAAAAAGTCGATCACCGCCTTCCTACGAAGGCCGCCGGATCATTGAATGAACTGATTAAGCAGTTCGTAGATCGCTTCAGTCTTTAAGGCAAATTCTACAGGAGAATTCCGCATACACATCTACACCCCACTCCTGATACTGTATCTTTGCCTGTATATGACCTTGCATATGACCTGCTCAAATAAGTGAAAAATAATATATAATATTTTACACTATGTAAATATACAAATTATGCTATAGTCATATGTAGTTTAGATGGGATAGGTATGTATTATTCTGCTTCTAAATCTGAAGGGGTGTAAAAATGAAATGCTAAAGCGTATTCAAAATCTTTTTGTTATACCTAACTACCCATTGTTCATGATCTGCATGTTATTGCAAGGCATGGCTATATCCATCAGCGCACCTTTTTTAGCTGTATATTTTACAAGTACACTTGGCGTATCTGTAGGAACCTTTGGTGTGTTTACAGCGGTGACTTTGATTTGTGGCATATGGATAAGCTCTCTGATTGCTAAACGTTCTGATACCGGCTTAGACCGTAAACAAATTTTGGTAATTTGCACGTTATTTAATGCCGTAGCCTTTGCAGGATATCTTGT
The Paenibacillus peoriae DNA segment above includes these coding regions:
- a CDS encoding alkaline phosphatase family protein — translated: MGMKNKVTIALVLGLLLLVLGCRADSSQQLKQQSVKPPITVNQMGKKPVIVILIDSLMDKPLQDAIQEGRAPAMQYLLNQGQYFPHVVSSFPTMSVTIDSTLLTGTYADQHHVPGLVWYSNQKKRMILYGNGAKEALKIDQLQVFLDAIYQLNQVHLNKKTKTIHEELADKGKESASINAIVFRGKTKHALKVPDFIANSNRVPEKMIVTGPKWLSYAALAQLNPKNNWNTPLWKKFGMNDEFSAKDAAFLISQKKLPDVTITYFPENDNLAHRKGPTQLEGIEKADQALQTVLNAYGSWEQAVNNAIWIVMGDSGQSAVYDDRQAATVDIRPLLNHYRIAKLNQPVRTEDQIVIAANERMAYIYAINDKVELSDVVKFLQNEDKLDIIAMKDGKNNIHVTKGKTGKLFSYHPGGKFIDEYGQSWTLSGEEDLVDIKVNNNRIKYGKYPDVLARLHGAMNSHEGRYVVVTVQPGYELVGESSPTHIGGGAHGSLHEKDSLVPLIISGTNTRPKTLRIVDLKDWIMQLVNE
- a CDS encoding alpha/beta fold hydrolase, with the translated sequence MTTTNINEYSMHYMDSGEGMAILFIHPPVLTSLNFTYQIQGLSPHFRTIAFDIRGHGKSQPSEQTVTYPLIVKDIKHLMDRMSLDKVFLCGYSTGGSIVLEFLLTYPDRAWGGIVISGMSEVNEGRLRNKISLGIALSKIGAVGTLALSIAWSQTKQLSLLRKLFSDAKQGNPRNVEQYYRYSLKYNCTSRLGEIQLPVLLVYGEEDKHFHPYAKILHQQLPKSELVFIEKVDHRLPTKAAGSLNELIKQFVDRFSL